AGCCGGCACGGGCGCGTATCCGGGGAAGCACGCTCATCGGACGGCGCGCTGGCCGTTTCCCTGCGGCTGCCATCGGAGATGGGCGGTTCCGGGGGCGGAACCAATCCGGAGCAGCTCTTCGCGGCCGGGTTCGCCGCCTGCTTTCATGGTGCGTTGAGCCTGCTCGCGACGCGCGAAGGCGTACCAATTCCCGATGCATCGGTCACGGCATCGATCCACTTCGGTCGCGATCCCGAGGATGGGCTTTTCACCCTGGCGGCCGAGGTACGCATTGCCTTGCCCGGCATCGACAGGGACGTGGCGAAAACGTTGGTCAGGCACACCGAGCGCATCTGTCCTTACGCGAAGATGGCGCGGCAGGGCATCGAGTGCGTGGTCCGGCTCGAGTGATCAACGCGCCTTGACGGGAAGGTAATCGCCATAGCGTTTGTCCGAACGATCCACGCGCGCGCAGAGGTGGGTATCGCAAAGACGAACGTCGGCCTGATTGTAGGCCCGGAGCAGATCGGCTTCGATCCGGTGCTGCGCGATGACCTGTGCGTAGTGCCAGCCCAGGTAGCTTCCGGTCGCGACGACGGGAAGGATGACGGTCAGTAACCCCACCACCAGCCAAAGTGCCTTGTGCGTGAAACGGATCAGTTTGCGTTGGGTGCGGGCCATCGCTTCGGTGCTGGCCTGCATGAACCGTCGATGCTCATCCGCTCGCCTGGCGACATCCGCCAGTGGTTCGTTCAACCCGATTCGTACGCTTTGCCTGGCCTCCTCGGCCATGCCGCTCAAGGTCTGATCTGCCGCCTGACGCAATACGTCGGGCAGAGCCCGCACCGTCCGCTCCTGCTTCTCCATGGCTTGCCGTTGCCGTTCCTCCATCGACTCGCTCATGCGCGACAGTCGCTCCAACAGCATCGCCGTCTGCGAGGCGAGCTTCTTGGTTCCTTCCTCGTACATCCTTGCTCCTTAGTGACGCATGACCGGCCCGCTGATCTGCTGGACCTGCGCCATCTGCTGCTGTTCGTTGAGCTGCTGGATCTGGGCTTCCAGCGCATTCGCGCGGTCTTCCTGATCCATCTGCCGCGCCGTCTCCGCGTGGAATTCCTGCGCGAACTGGGTTTGGCCGACCTGCCGAAGCGCTTTCATGAAGCCGTCGTCGTCGTGTTCGAGGGCCTTGCACAGGTGGTCGAAGATGTCGTCGGTGCTAGCCGTCGCGGCCAATGGTGACATCGGAGCGCGCTCCCTATGACCGAACCGGGGCCAGGCAAGATCTAACGGAACGCCTTCTGGCACGTCGTCCAGAGGACGATGGAGGAATTTGTCCATGTAGTTACTTGCGAATACCGCTCCGGGGCGATTGTTAGTCTTGTCCCAGAAGTTACTGATGCCGTGTGCATTCATTACCGCATTAGGCTCGACGAGGGTAGCCAGCTCACCTTGTTGGTGCCGCTGATAATCGGCAAGGTCCATGTAGTCCACGCTTCGACCGATCATCGTTGCCAAGGCCGAGACCGGATCATGGTACATGCGGTGGTTGGTGATCCTATCCTGCGCGGATGCCGGGTCCACATGAATACTCGGGTCGTGGGCCAAGCGCATGGCGCCATATGCGTTGAACGTTTCTGCGTGCACGCCAGCGGATTCCGGCATGGAAGCTTGCAACTGGGCGAGGGCGCCGCCAAGCGAGTGGCCGGTGATGCTGATGTTGCTCGTCGAAATCTGGTTTCTCTCGGCGTAATCCAGGGCCCATCTCATCGTTCTGGCCGCCTCGGGCCATTGCGTGGGGGCTGCTCCCATCCCCATGGACATATCGGCGATGATGTCGTGGATATTGGATGCTTCGGTACCTTTGTTGGCGACTATGAGCTGCGAGTTTTCTTCGTCGAGGAATACTGCTCCCTTGTAGTTAACGGAAGACGGTGGCGATGTATAGACCACCTTATAATGGCGGACATCGCTAGAAACGTATTCGTCGACAGTGAGTGGGTCATAAATCTTTTGGGACAGGAAAGCATATTGTGTGGAGGAGGGGCGCATATCCATTTCCTTGGATGGGGGTTACTTTTTAGTGATTGTTTTTCGGTGATGATGGATTCATTTCAATGTGAGGTATCGGTTTGACAAAATTTTCGGTGTCGAAGTAACCGGGAGTGCTTGGACGAAGAAGTGCGGAGTCTTTGGATACTTGAACCGTGATGGGTATGCGGCTGTAATGCGGTACGTCTATTACGGGTTTGTTGTGATAGCAGGTTTGCGGGAAATCATCTTCTCGAAACTGGCAAATATGCTTGTATTCGGTGCCCGGAACCAAATCCTTGGAATATCCCCACGAGCTCAAGGCTCTCCTTCCTGTCAGAGTGTCAACAACCTTGAAGTAGGGCGAAACAAGTTCCCAGTTGCATTTAGGCAGGTTGTACCGGTCGATATAGATGTTGAACAGGGCTCGTTGCGGATCCTGACTTTCGTTCGGAATATCGAAGCTTTGGTTGGGATAAATGAACATGCCTCCCCCACGTATCGGATCAAAATAGCCGCACTCATGTTGCTGGTTCTGATATAGCGCGCTCATGACGATGGCATAGCGCTTGGCATCCTCGGGGTTATCGAACGCCACGGTGATATGCAGCGCTTGGTTAGGATGGGGATTGAGGGGTGGCGGGCTCAGGTCCTTAGGTTCCGGGTATAAGAACAGGATAGAAAACCTAATCCACGTATGAAAATCCATATAGTCCGTCAGGCCTGTCGATACGGTTGCAAAGGTGCAGGGATGAAATAGAGGCTCGGTGCCAGCAGCGCCTCCTTGGGATGCGGATTGAGAGGCAGCGGGCTGAGATCCTTTTTGTTGCAAGCGACCAGCAAAAGAGTCACGAGCGGCACGAGCAGCGTCCCTGTTCGACGGTTCACGAGCATCCTTGGTTCGGCGGTAGGTCCAGTTGATGGCGTTTGATATGGCATTCGAAAGTTGCCATTAACTATCTTATGGGTTGGCAAATAGGTCAACCGTCATCGCACGTCAGGCAATGCCTGCCATCGGCGTTCAAAGCGAAGGTGTGGCGGATAAGCGGCGCCGTCTCGCACGAGCGCGCAGTGAGTAACGAGATCCCTCGTTCGCTGGCTTCTTGCCCACGCAACGAAAGCGTTCGAGGGGAATCGCCGTGGTGGCCTCCGCGCCCCGGCTCCCCAGTACAACCCGATGACCAAGCCGAGGCACCCACCCTTTAATACGAAGGTAGGGTGGCACCACCCCCAAACTCGCCTAAGATGCGACGCGGGGATAACCGACAACGATGGGGTGAAGGATGGCTATTGCTGAGGTGACCGGCCGCGGTGCCGGATGGCTGGCTCGCGAGCGGACGATCGCGGGGCCTTCCTTCAACCGCTGGCTGGTGCCGACCGCGGCCCTGGCCATTCATCTGTG
This window of the Luteibacter aegosomatis genome carries:
- a CDS encoding Ohr family peroxiredoxin codes for the protein MTSHALPPSFLDRYDGTAFSPLYTATVTVTGGDSRHGRVSGEARSSDGALAVSLRLPSEMGGSGGGTNPEQLFAAGFAACFHGALSLLATREGVPIPDASVTASIHFGRDPEDGLFTLAAEVRIALPGIDRDVAKTLVRHTERICPYAKMARQGIECVVRLE
- a CDS encoding lipase family protein, translated to MRPSSTQYAFLSQKIYDPLTVDEYVSSDVRHYKVVYTSPPSSVNYKGAVFLDEENSQLIVANKGTEASNIHDIIADMSMGMGAAPTQWPEAARTMRWALDYAERNQISTSNISITGHSLGGALAQLQASMPESAGVHAETFNAYGAMRLAHDPSIHVDPASAQDRITNHRMYHDPVSALATMIGRSVDYMDLADYQRHQQGELATLVEPNAVMNAHGISNFWDKTNNRPGAVFASNYMDKFLHRPLDDVPEGVPLDLAWPRFGHRERAPMSPLAATASTDDIFDHLCKALEHDDDGFMKALRQVGQTQFAQEFHAETARQMDQEDRANALEAQIQQLNEQQQMAQVQQISGPVMRH